In Thermococcus alcaliphilus, one DNA window encodes the following:
- a CDS encoding sugar phosphate isomerase/epimerase family protein — protein sequence MRVGVNTYIVQEISGKGFPIDELKVEVLELNFDDTPVLTKKGINWEILKKLSGLDVEFTLHAPTVDGKNINIDLGRYSRMNIITMKNVFKVANRLNAKIVVLHGGNIKESYHRAFINTRKQIMEIASMAEDYDVRLLIENLTDVSIGTFPHELLSLMGNNVSMCLDIGHAFLTAIKWGLPLDEFILLSPYVEELHVHDNHGNFDEHLLPGEGMIGWNYVEKFIKSTRPKYLILEIKQFSSMEAVINAIQRVKKNIRG from the coding sequence ATGAGAGTGGGAGTAAACACATACATTGTGCAGGAGATAAGTGGAAAAGGATTTCCCATTGACGAGCTCAAAGTCGAAGTCTTAGAGCTTAACTTCGATGACACACCAGTATTAACCAAAAAAGGCATCAATTGGGAAATTTTAAAGAAGTTATCTGGTCTTGACGTAGAATTCACCCTCCATGCACCCACAGTGGATGGAAAGAACATTAATATTGACTTAGGACGCTACAGTAGAATGAATATTATAACAATGAAGAATGTCTTCAAAGTAGCCAACAGACTTAATGCAAAAATTGTTGTTTTACATGGAGGTAACATAAAAGAAAGCTACCACCGGGCGTTTATTAATACGCGGAAACAGATAATGGAAATAGCAAGCATGGCGGAGGATTACGACGTTAGGTTGCTTATTGAAAACCTTACCGATGTAAGCATTGGAACATTTCCACATGAACTGCTTTCTCTTATGGGGAACAATGTCTCGATGTGTTTAGATATAGGCCATGCCTTTCTCACAGCAATAAAGTGGGGCCTTCCTCTCGATGAGTTTATTTTACTGTCTCCATACGTAGAAGAGCTTCACGTTCATGACAACCACGGCAACTTTGATGAACACCTACTCCCGGGAGAGGGAATGATTGGATGGAATTATGTTGAGAAGTTTATTAAAAGTACACGCCCAAAATACCTAATTCTTGAAATTAAGCAGTTCTCCAGCATGGAGGCTGTTATCAATGCAATTCAGCGGGTTAAGAAAAATATAAGGGGGTGA
- the pstC gene encoding phosphate ABC transporter permease subunit PstC, which yields MRMDGFKAIAIVAVFVVFAVFAGMLVIYFTNAVPAFHRFGIDVYLKNIWNAAEEPSREAYGIAAAIWGSFYTSLIAVLIALPLSISYSIFVVDYAPKRLKNVIIILSDVMAGLPTIIYGIWGAFVLVPLLRDYVMQFLYDHLSFIPLFSYPPITGYSYLSAGILLAIMVTPFASAIIREAYEMIPYTYREAAYALGATKYEATKLLIGYIKPAILSGFILAFGRAIGETVAVSLVIGNTFNLTWKLFAPGYTISSLIANQFGNAFIYEYMTPVLYAAGLALFIIGLGINIIGLRFIRRWEENVKL from the coding sequence ATGAGAATGGATGGATTCAAAGCAATTGCAATAGTGGCAGTTTTTGTTGTGTTTGCTGTTTTTGCAGGGATGCTTGTTATTTACTTCACAAACGCAGTTCCTGCATTTCACAGATTTGGTATAGATGTCTATCTCAAAAATATCTGGAATGCTGCTGAAGAGCCCTCAAGAGAAGCATATGGAATAGCTGCGGCCATATGGGGGAGTTTTTACACATCGCTAATTGCTGTGTTAATAGCATTGCCTCTCTCAATATCATACTCAATTTTTGTCGTCGACTATGCGCCAAAGCGATTGAAAAATGTCATAATTATACTCTCAGACGTTATGGCAGGACTACCAACTATAATTTACGGTATATGGGGAGCTTTTGTGTTGGTTCCTCTTTTGAGAGATTATGTTATGCAGTTCCTTTATGATCATCTTTCATTTATACCACTCTTCTCTTATCCCCCAATTACCGGCTACAGCTATCTTTCAGCAGGTATCCTTCTTGCCATCATGGTTACTCCTTTTGCATCTGCCATAATCAGAGAGGCTTATGAGATGATACCTTATACCTACCGGGAAGCCGCTTATGCGCTTGGGGCAACAAAATATGAAGCCACAAAACTTTTAATAGGCTACATAAAGCCTGCCATTCTTTCTGGCTTTATTCTCGCCTTTGGAAGAGCCATTGGAGAAACGGTAGCAGTTTCTCTTGTAATAGGCAATACGTTTAATCTAACTTGGAAGCTCTTCGCACCAGGATATACAATTTCGTCCTTAATAGCTAACCAGTTTGGAAACGCATTCATCTATGAGTATATGACTCCAGTTCTTTATGCCGCCGGACTCGCCCTCTTCATCATAGGTCTCGGAATCAACATTATCGGATTAAGATTCATAAGGAGGTGGGAGGAGAATGTCAAGCTCTAA
- the pstA gene encoding phosphate ABC transporter permease PstA → MSSSKVRKQKERIFLIGIGSLTFLALLPLFHIIATVFRNGLPVIIKEGLNFLTGTFSNGGIGPAIIGTFTLTFLASLLGLPIAFLVGLYAYEFPRSTIGRWTKMLLQIMIEFPTILVGVFVMQVLVVPMGTYSAFAGALALAIILMPYVAIYTHEAMREIPFTYREAGYSLGLTRIKVLLKILAPMAKRGIFTGVLIGVAKVAGETAPLLFTAGGLYESYPSSVTKPIGSISLLIYQLVQSPSPADHEMAWGASLILLIVFLGIFIPIRLSLKEVKL, encoded by the coding sequence ATGTCAAGCTCTAAAGTGAGAAAACAGAAAGAGAGGATTTTCTTAATAGGAATAGGAAGCCTCACATTCCTCGCACTACTTCCTCTCTTTCACATAATAGCTACAGTCTTTAGGAATGGATTACCTGTTATTATCAAGGAGGGTCTAAACTTCCTTACTGGAACATTTTCTAATGGTGGGATTGGGCCAGCGATTATAGGAACATTCACACTAACATTCCTCGCTTCCCTGTTGGGACTTCCAATAGCCTTTCTGGTTGGCCTCTATGCCTATGAATTCCCAAGAAGCACAATAGGTAGATGGACAAAGATGCTCCTCCAGATAATGATTGAGTTTCCAACAATATTAGTTGGAGTTTTCGTTATGCAGGTTCTTGTCGTACCAATGGGAACTTACTCGGCATTTGCTGGTGCCTTGGCCTTAGCAATAATTTTAATGCCCTATGTTGCTATCTATACTCACGAAGCGATGCGTGAGATTCCTTTCACTTATCGTGAAGCAGGATACTCTCTCGGGCTCACAAGAATCAAGGTACTCCTCAAGATTCTGGCACCAATGGCAAAGCGTGGAATTTTTACAGGGGTTCTAATAGGTGTTGCCAAAGTCGCAGGAGAGACTGCGCCATTACTATTCACTGCGGGTGGCCTCTATGAGAGTTATCCATCCTCAGTAACCAAGCCCATTGGCTCAATATCTCTCCTCATATACCAGCTTGTTCAGAGTCCAAGTCCAGCAGATCATGAAATGGCCTGGGGAGCCTCTTTAATCCTGCTTATTGTTTTCCTTGGAATATTCATCCCAATAAGACTTAGCTTAAAGGAGGTGAAACTATGA
- a CDS encoding phosphate ABC transporter ATP-binding protein — protein sequence MRFAIETVNLHIYYGPNHVIKGVNLQIPEKGVFALMGPSGCGKSTMLRTFNRLIELNEEARIEGEVKLFGKNIYSSDVDPIEVRKQVGMVFQYPNPFPHLTIYDNVAIGLKLNRLVSSKEEMDKRVEWALKKAALWDEVKDRLKDYPSSLSGGQRQRLVIARALAMKPKILLMDEPTANIDPVGTSKIEELLFELRKDYTIVLVTHSPAQAARISNYVGFLYLGELIEVGPTRKVFENPEHELTEQYVTGVLG from the coding sequence ATGAGGTTTGCTATAGAAACGGTTAACCTTCATATCTACTATGGCCCTAACCATGTGATAAAGGGAGTAAATCTCCAAATTCCAGAGAAGGGTGTTTTTGCCCTAATGGGTCCCAGTGGATGTGGAAAATCAACTATGCTGAGAACATTCAATAGGCTTATAGAACTTAACGAAGAGGCTAGGATTGAGGGAGAAGTGAAGCTCTTCGGGAAGAATATTTATTCCTCTGATGTCGATCCTATAGAGGTCAGAAAGCAGGTTGGTATGGTATTTCAGTATCCAAATCCATTTCCCCACCTCACTATATATGATAACGTTGCAATAGGGTTGAAACTAAATAGGCTTGTATCCTCAAAAGAAGAGATGGATAAGAGAGTGGAATGGGCTCTAAAGAAAGCCGCACTTTGGGATGAAGTAAAAGACAGACTAAAGGATTATCCTTCAAGCCTTTCTGGAGGACAAAGGCAGAGATTGGTAATAGCAAGGGCATTAGCTATGAAACCAAAAATACTTCTAATGGATGAACCTACTGCCAACATTGATCCAGTGGGAACATCAAAGATAGAAGAACTGCTTTTTGAACTCAGAAAAGATTATACAATCGTTTTAGTTACACATTCACCCGCTCAAGCTGCTAGAATTAGTAATTACGTAGGGTTCTTGTATTTGGGTGAATTGATAGAAGTAGGACCAACAAGGAAGGTGTTTGAAAACCCAGAGCATGAGCTAACTGAGCAGTATGTTACGGGGGTGTTGGGATGA
- a CDS encoding phosphate signaling complex PhoU family protein, translating into MRKLLELGLKQMEKLLQEMGETTIECANSIEKILDGEWDNIEDKSSKLHILREEIIDIATELLVRYQPVASDLRYIQASIDVSYDLYRISRYAMEIERTIKITNPNCEFRDVKNALKTVNEMIKTAVEAFLSKDELLVGKLIEMDTKIDRMYIDSIKALKEQPDLCKAVEALIIRHLERISDHAKYIGGATIYVKNGKRI; encoded by the coding sequence ATGAGAAAGCTCTTAGAGTTGGGGCTAAAACAGATGGAAAAACTTCTTCAAGAAATGGGAGAAACAACAATAGAATGTGCCAATTCTATTGAGAAAATTTTAGATGGAGAATGGGACAACATAGAAGACAAATCAAGCAAGTTACACATTTTGAGAGAAGAAATAATAGATATAGCCACAGAGCTTCTCGTACGATACCAACCGGTGGCTTCTGATCTTAGGTACATACAGGCATCTATAGATGTAAGTTACGACCTTTACAGAATTTCAAGATATGCAATGGAGATAGAGAGGACAATAAAAATAACAAATCCTAATTGTGAGTTCCGAGATGTTAAGAATGCTCTCAAAACCGTTAATGAGATGATTAAAACAGCCGTGGAAGCGTTTTTGTCCAAAGATGAGCTCTTGGTAGGAAAGCTCATAGAGATGGATACAAAAATAGACAGAATGTACATAGACTCAATAAAGGCACTAAAGGAACAACCAGATCTTTGCAAAGCAGTTGAGGCTCTGATAATCAGGCACTTAGAAAGAATAAGTGACCACGCCAAATATATTGGTGGGGCAACTATCTATGTAAAAAATGGAAAGAGGATTTAA
- a CDS encoding fumarylacetoacetate hydrolase family protein, whose translation MIRLPFRDGFYEVKPSKIICLGRNYAEHARELGHEVPEEPVIFLKPPSALIGPGQTIILPRKSNHVDHEVELAVIIGKRGKNIPKAKAMDYVLGYTILMDITARDLQWEAKKKGLPWTVAKGFDTFAPIGPRIVDKREINVDDLEIGLKVNGEIRQLSRTSKMIFKIDEIIEYVSSIMTLEKGDIIATGTPEGVGPLRHGDVVEAWIEGIGTLREEVLAERSILC comes from the coding sequence ATGATTCGTTTACCCTTTAGAGATGGCTTTTACGAGGTTAAGCCGAGCAAAATAATCTGTCTTGGAAGAAATTACGCTGAACATGCAAGGGAACTTGGGCACGAAGTTCCCGAAGAACCGGTAATCTTCTTAAAACCTCCTTCCGCACTTATAGGGCCCGGTCAAACGATAATCTTGCCGAGAAAGAGTAATCACGTTGATCACGAAGTAGAGCTTGCTGTGATAATTGGAAAGAGAGGTAAGAACATTCCAAAGGCGAAAGCCATGGACTACGTTCTTGGCTATACCATCTTAATGGATATAACCGCCCGAGATCTCCAGTGGGAAGCAAAGAAAAAAGGTCTTCCATGGACTGTGGCAAAGGGATTTGATACATTTGCGCCTATAGGGCCAAGAATAGTTGATAAGAGGGAAATAAACGTTGACGACCTTGAAATTGGCCTCAAGGTTAACGGCGAAATAAGGCAGCTCTCAAGGACGAGCAAGATGATATTCAAGATAGATGAGATAATAGAGTACGTTTCAAGTATAATGACCCTTGAGAAAGGCGATATAATTGCAACTGGAACCCCTGAAGGCGTTGGACCTCTGAGACATGGCGATGTTGTTGAGGCGTGGATAGAGGGAATTGGAACTTTGAGGGAGGAGGTGCTTGCTGAGAGAAGTATTCTGTGTTAG
- a CDS encoding tryptophan--tRNA ligase, with translation MEFEVTPWEVKGVVDYDKLIKEFGTTPLTEELLEKTKELTKSELPMYFKRKFFFSHRDYDLVLKDYEEGRGFFLYTGRGPSGPMHIGHIIPFFATKWLQENFGVNLYIQITDDEKFLFKPNLTFDDTKRWAYENILDIIAVGFDPDKTFIFQDSEFTKIYEMAIPIAKKVTYSMAKAVFGFNDQSKIGMIFYPAIQAAPTFFEKKRSLIPAAIDQDPYWRIQRDFAESLGYYKAAALHSKFVPGLMGLGGKMSASKPETAIYLTDDPEEAGRKIWKYALTGGRATAKEQRELGGEPDKCVVFKWLEIFFEPDDKALVERYHACKNGELLCGQCKRYLIEKVQNFLREHQKKREEAKKLVEKFKYTGELAREQWDKAIPEPLRR, from the coding sequence ATGGAATTTGAAGTAACTCCATGGGAAGTGAAGGGTGTAGTAGACTACGACAAGCTTATCAAGGAATTCGGAACGACGCCACTTACCGAAGAGTTGCTTGAAAAGACCAAAGAACTTACCAAAAGCGAGCTTCCAATGTACTTTAAGAGGAAGTTTTTCTTCTCCCATAGGGACTATGACTTGGTTCTTAAAGACTACGAAGAGGGCAGAGGCTTTTTCCTTTACACCGGAAGAGGGCCCAGCGGGCCAATGCATATAGGCCATATAATTCCGTTCTTTGCGACAAAATGGCTCCAGGAGAATTTTGGAGTTAACCTGTATATTCAAATAACGGATGATGAAAAGTTCCTCTTCAAACCAAATTTAACCTTCGACGACACCAAAAGGTGGGCATATGAAAACATCCTCGACATAATTGCAGTAGGCTTTGACCCGGATAAGACGTTCATCTTTCAGGATAGTGAGTTCACCAAAATCTACGAGATGGCGATTCCAATAGCAAAGAAAGTCACCTATTCAATGGCAAAAGCCGTTTTTGGGTTTAACGATCAGAGCAAAATCGGAATGATATTCTACCCGGCAATCCAAGCTGCGCCTACTTTCTTTGAGAAAAAACGTTCCCTTATTCCTGCAGCTATAGACCAAGATCCCTACTGGAGAATACAGAGGGATTTTGCCGAGAGTTTGGGATATTACAAAGCAGCTGCCTTGCACTCAAAGTTCGTTCCAGGTTTGATGGGTCTTGGAGGTAAAATGAGCGCCTCAAAGCCAGAAACTGCTATTTACCTAACAGATGATCCTGAAGAAGCTGGTAGAAAAATATGGAAATACGCACTCACAGGAGGAAGAGCTACAGCAAAGGAGCAGAGGGAGCTTGGGGGAGAGCCGGATAAGTGTGTTGTGTTCAAATGGCTCGAAATATTCTTTGAACCTGATGACAAAGCCCTAGTTGAGAGATATCACGCATGCAAGAATGGAGAACTCTTATGCGGCCAATGCAAGCGCTATCTCATAGAAAAGGTCCAAAACTTCTTGAGAGAACACCAGAAGAAGAGGGAAGAGGCTAAAAAGCTTGTTGAGAAGTTCAAGTACACTGGAGAACTGGCAAGAGAGCAATGGGACAAAGCCATTCCGGAGCCTTTGAGGAGATAG
- the acs gene encoding acetate--CoA ligase alpha subunit produces the protein MNLDFLFYPKSVAVIGASNKEGKIGNAIMKNLINFGFKGKIYPVNVKETEVMGLKAYKSVLEIPEEVDVAVIAIPGKFVPQVLEECGQKGVKGAVVISAGFKEAGNVELEEKLVEVARRWGIRVVGPNCLGITNIENGFDCTFNPPERQARPGFGGIAFMSQSGAFGAAILDWAARHEVGMSKFISLGNMADLDESDFMEYLKDDDATKVITAYLEGVKDGRKFLKAARDATKKKPVVILKSGRTEAGAKAAASHTGSLAGSYAIYKAAFEQTGVLEARSMRQLFNYAKALAMQKPAKGDRIAIVTNGGGAGVMMSDGVLEAGLKMAELSEETKEKFARAIEEGKLPEHMSYKNPIDIIGDAPSSRYEIAMRYALEDENVDVLVVIALFQSPALDEGIVEKVGEMQKYGKPIVFIAPGGEFPEKMARRIEKTGVPVFETVEDGVDAVYALVKYGQYLWEIM, from the coding sequence ATGAATTTGGACTTCCTGTTCTATCCAAAAAGTGTCGCTGTCATTGGAGCATCGAACAAAGAGGGAAAAATTGGGAACGCTATAATGAAAAACCTCATAAACTTTGGTTTCAAGGGCAAGATTTATCCAGTAAACGTTAAAGAAACCGAAGTCATGGGGCTTAAAGCGTATAAGAGCGTTTTGGAGATACCCGAAGAAGTTGATGTAGCTGTTATAGCGATTCCTGGAAAGTTCGTGCCTCAGGTGCTTGAGGAATGTGGTCAAAAGGGAGTAAAAGGAGCCGTTGTTATTTCTGCAGGCTTTAAAGAAGCCGGAAATGTAGAACTTGAGGAGAAGCTCGTTGAAGTGGCAAGAAGATGGGGCATAAGAGTTGTTGGGCCAAACTGTCTAGGAATTACAAACATTGAAAATGGGTTCGATTGTACTTTTAATCCTCCGGAGCGGCAGGCTAGACCAGGATTTGGTGGAATAGCGTTCATGAGCCAGAGTGGTGCCTTTGGAGCCGCTATTCTCGACTGGGCTGCGAGGCATGAGGTAGGAATGAGTAAATTCATAAGCCTAGGAAATATGGCAGACCTTGATGAGAGCGACTTCATGGAGTATTTGAAGGATGATGATGCCACTAAGGTCATTACGGCGTATCTTGAGGGAGTTAAGGATGGCCGGAAGTTCCTAAAAGCTGCTAGAGATGCAACAAAAAAGAAGCCCGTTGTGATTCTTAAGAGCGGGAGAACGGAAGCCGGAGCCAAAGCCGCAGCATCCCATACCGGAAGCTTGGCGGGAAGCTATGCCATTTATAAAGCCGCTTTTGAGCAGACTGGCGTTTTAGAAGCGAGGAGCATGAGGCAACTGTTTAACTACGCAAAGGCACTAGCAATGCAGAAGCCAGCAAAGGGGGATAGGATTGCAATAGTTACAAACGGTGGCGGAGCTGGGGTAATGATGAGTGATGGAGTTCTTGAGGCAGGATTAAAAATGGCCGAGCTTAGCGAAGAGACCAAAGAAAAATTCGCCAGGGCAATAGAGGAAGGGAAACTCCCTGAGCATATGAGCTACAAGAATCCCATTGACATAATTGGGGATGCCCCCTCTAGCAGGTATGAAATTGCCATGCGCTATGCTTTGGAGGATGAGAACGTTGATGTTCTCGTTGTAATAGCACTCTTCCAGAGCCCGGCTTTGGATGAAGGCATCGTGGAAAAAGTTGGTGAAATGCAGAAGTATGGTAAGCCAATAGTCTTTATTGCCCCCGGTGGTGAGTTCCCGGAGAAGATGGCAAGAAGGATAGAAAAAACGGGAGTGCCGGTTTTTGAAACCGTTGAGGATGGTGTTGACGCAGTATATGCCTTGGTTAAATATGGGCAGTATCTCTGGGAGATTATGTAA
- a CDS encoding transcriptional regulator: MKKKVKLITDPEVIKLMLEDTRRQILRLLRNREMTISQLSEILGKTPQTIYHHIEKLKEAGLVEVKRTEMKGNLVEKYYGRTADVFYINLYLGDEELRYLARSRLKTKLDVFKALGYEFDEEELLNIMDKLLEKEHSYTAKISAEIEEKEEALKEFSNEDIIHAIDWLTMAELGRDEEAIELLRKLGEILKKE; the protein is encoded by the coding sequence ATGAAAAAGAAGGTTAAACTAATCACAGACCCAGAAGTAATAAAGTTAATGCTAGAAGATACGAGAAGGCAGATATTGAGATTGCTCAGAAACAGGGAGATGACGATTTCACAGCTTAGTGAAATTCTTGGAAAAACACCACAGACAATCTATCACCACATCGAAAAGCTAAAGGAAGCCGGTCTAGTGGAGGTAAAAAGAACCGAAATGAAAGGAAACTTGGTGGAAAAATACTACGGAAGGACTGCGGATGTATTTTACATAAACCTCTACCTCGGAGATGAGGAGCTTAGGTATCTGGCCAGATCAAGGTTAAAGACAAAGCTCGATGTTTTCAAAGCCCTCGGGTATGAGTTCGATGAGGAGGAACTCTTAAACATAATGGACAAACTCTTGGAGAAGGAGCATTCGTACACAGCGAAAATTTCTGCAGAAATAGAGGAAAAGGAAGAAGCTCTCAAGGAATTTTCAAATGAGGACATAATCCATGCCATTGATTGGCTTACCATGGCAGAGCTTGGAAGGGATGAGGAGGCAATAGAGCTCTTGAGAAAGCTTGGAGAAATACTTAAAAAGGAGTAA
- a CDS encoding DUF211 domain-containing protein, giving the protein MAKGIRLLVLDVLKPHQPMVTELALGLSELKGVDGVNITLVEIDKETENVKITIVGDNLDYEEIVRTIEEFGGVVHSIDMVAAGKKIIEESETPQDRLEEF; this is encoded by the coding sequence ATGGCAAAAGGCATTAGACTTCTCGTGTTAGATGTGCTTAAACCTCACCAGCCCATGGTTACTGAACTGGCTTTGGGGTTGAGTGAGCTGAAGGGAGTAGATGGTGTTAATATTACCCTCGTGGAGATAGATAAAGAAACGGAAAACGTAAAGATAACCATCGTCGGAGATAATTTGGATTATGAAGAGATTGTAAGAACTATAGAAGAGTTTGGTGGGGTCGTGCACAGCATTGATATGGTTGCTGCAGGAAAGAAGATTATTGAGGAAAGCGAGACCCCCCAAGATAGGCTAGAAGAATTTTAA
- a CDS encoding winged helix-turn-helix domain-containing protein, giving the protein MKEVLIVTDPEKIKLLGDRTRLEIVNLLRERPMSVSELSVMLKKSPSTIYRHINLLEKAGFVEEVGRDGNETLYRRSARIFLIAPYQEGEITTPTMKAIHRQEAETLYNLFKNAGFEIDDKKIFIEVLERFLTTTERLSRDLIKRLEGFDLNPIEFIHLMNLLVLINSPKLQEEAKELRKLLKLED; this is encoded by the coding sequence ATGAAAGAGGTACTGATTGTTACTGATCCCGAGAAAATTAAGCTACTAGGGGATAGAACAAGGCTTGAGATAGTTAACCTTCTTAGAGAACGCCCCATGTCTGTTTCCGAACTTAGTGTTATGCTAAAAAAGAGCCCCTCAACGATATATCGACACATAAACCTTCTTGAAAAAGCGGGATTTGTAGAAGAAGTTGGGAGAGATGGAAACGAAACCCTTTATCGAAGAAGTGCAAGGATATTTTTGATTGCACCTTATCAAGAAGGAGAGATAACAACACCAACAATGAAGGCCATCCATCGTCAGGAGGCAGAAACGCTCTATAATCTATTCAAGAATGCCGGATTTGAGATTGACGATAAAAAGATTTTCATAGAGGTTCTTGAAAGATTCCTGACAACAACAGAGAGGCTTTCAAGAGATTTAATCAAGCGACTGGAGGGTTTTGATCTAAACCCAATAGAATTCATCCACCTCATGAACCTTCTAGTATTGATAAATTCCCCAAAGCTTCAAGAGGAAGCAAAAGAATTAAGAAAACTCCTAAAATTGGAGGATTAG
- a CDS encoding NAD(P)H-hydrate dehydratase gives MRIEDVYIWDINAKWLGISPFQLMENAGAGVARAIEEKFGKGLKIAVFSGTGNNGGDGFVAARHLSFENDVTLFLIGDEAKIRSEEAKQNWEILKKLDFITIKVLKDSSQIKELSLEGFDVIVDALLGAGTRGEPREPIRSAIEKINEYAGKAKIVSVDLPSGYPSGVHVKCDFAVTFQWDKEEYRDFKRVVAKIGYPKELYHLVGPGDAKFALQKKGEHKGQNGKLLVIGGSEDYFGAPYLAAKVASYIVDLVYLAMPEYSARRINDPNIILRPFDGKNFTKEDVEDVLTIANGVDAVILGPGIGEKAETKDFVVEFLRWCEKPVVIDADALKAVAEDLDVLKGKKFVLTPHAGEFRILFGEKPEGSLEEKAKLVMEKANAVGGTILLKGVYDIISDGKIWKYNKTGNRGMTTGGTGDVLAGIVGALLALGNEPLRAASVGAFLNGLAGDTVKDEMGENFTALDVAKKVPFAIKWVLEF, from the coding sequence ATGCGCATTGAGGACGTTTACATCTGGGATATAAATGCCAAGTGGCTTGGTATATCTCCATTTCAGCTCATGGAGAATGCTGGTGCTGGCGTTGCAAGGGCTATAGAAGAGAAGTTTGGTAAGGGCTTAAAAATAGCAGTCTTTTCTGGAACTGGTAACAATGGGGGAGATGGATTCGTTGCCGCTCGGCATCTCAGCTTTGAAAACGACGTAACGCTTTTCTTAATAGGAGATGAGGCAAAAATTAGAAGTGAAGAGGCAAAGCAGAACTGGGAAATCCTAAAAAAGCTCGATTTTATCACAATCAAAGTTCTCAAGGATTCGAGCCAGATAAAGGAGCTAAGCCTTGAAGGTTTTGATGTTATAGTGGATGCACTCCTTGGTGCTGGAACCAGAGGAGAGCCAAGAGAGCCAATAAGGAGTGCCATTGAAAAGATAAACGAGTACGCTGGAAAGGCAAAGATAGTGAGCGTTGACCTGCCGAGCGGCTATCCAAGCGGTGTTCATGTTAAGTGCGACTTTGCAGTAACTTTTCAATGGGACAAAGAAGAATATAGGGACTTTAAAAGGGTTGTAGCAAAGATTGGATATCCTAAAGAACTTTATCATCTTGTAGGTCCGGGAGATGCAAAATTTGCCTTACAAAAGAAAGGCGAGCACAAGGGGCAGAACGGGAAACTCCTTGTAATTGGGGGAAGCGAGGACTACTTTGGAGCCCCATATTTGGCAGCAAAAGTTGCAAGTTACATAGTGGACCTGGTGTATTTAGCAATGCCTGAATACTCCGCCAGAAGAATAAATGATCCCAACATAATTTTGCGCCCCTTTGATGGCAAAAACTTCACAAAGGAAGACGTTGAGGACGTTCTGACGATTGCTAATGGTGTTGATGCAGTTATCTTAGGCCCAGGAATTGGGGAAAAAGCAGAGACGAAGGACTTCGTAGTTGAGTTCCTCCGCTGGTGTGAGAAACCGGTCGTGATAGATGCAGACGCCCTAAAGGCTGTAGCCGAGGATTTGGACGTTCTTAAGGGTAAGAAATTCGTCTTGACGCCTCACGCTGGTGAATTCAGGATACTGTTTGGAGAAAAGCCCGAAGGGAGCCTTGAAGAGAAAGCAAAGCTTGTAATGGAAAAAGCCAATGCAGTGGGTGGCACTATCTTGCTCAAAGGGGTTTACGATATAATAAGCGATGGCAAAATCTGGAAGTACAATAAAACCGGAAACAGGGGCATGACGACTGGAGGAACTGGAGATGTGCTCGCTGGAATAGTTGGGGCTTTGCTCGCACTGGGCAACGAGCCTTTAAGAGCGGCGAGTGTTGGTGCTTTTCTCAATGGTCTTGCAGGGGATACGGTAAAAGATGAAATGGGAGAAAACTTCACCGCTTTGGACGTGGCTAAAAAAGTTCCATTTGCTATCAAATGGGTTCTTGAATTCTAA